The window ATTGAAGGAAGCTGCTGTGGAAGCAGTGAAAGAATGGGGAGTTGGTGCTGGCGCTGTCCGGACAATCAACGGTACCCTTGCATTACATACAAGACTGGAAGAAAAAATTGCAAAGTTTAAGTCCACCGAAGCTGCAATTGCCTTTCAATCAGGCTTCAACTGTAACATGGGTGCGATTTCAGCTGTCATGAACAAGCATGATGCGATTCTTTCCGATGAACTGAACCATGCATCCATCATTGACGGATGCCGCTTATCAAAAGCTAAGATCATCCGTTTCAACCATTCGGATATGGAAGACCTTCGTCAAAAGGCAAAGGAAGCGAAAGAATCAGGACAATACAATAAAATCATGGTCATCACAGATGGCGTCTTCTCAATGGATGGAGATGTCGCGAAGCTTCCTGAAATCGTGGAGATCGCAGAAGAATTCGATTTGATCACATATGTTGACGATGCACATGGTTCAGGTGTCCTTGGAAAAGGCGCAGGAACGGTCAAGCATTTCGGTCTTTCCGATCGTGTCGATATGCAGATGGGGACATTGTCCAAAGCGATCGGCGTAGTGGGAGGATATGTCGCAGGCAAACAAAACCTGGTTGACTGGCTGAAGGTCGCTGCCCGTCCATTCTTATTCTCTACTTCCTTGACACCTGCTGATGTGACAGCTTGTACAGAAGCTTTGAATATCCTTATGGAAAGCACAGAGCTTCATGATCGCCTTTGGGAAAATGGGAACTACCTGAAAAAAGGCTTAAAGGAGCTTGGTTTTGATATCGGTGACAGTGAAACACCAATCACGCCATGCATCATCGGCGAAGAAAAAACAACACAAAAATTCAGTAAGCGCCTATATGAAGAAGGCGTATATGCAAAATCCATCGTATTCCCGACAGTTCCAAGAGGGACAGGGCGTGTGAGAAATATGCCGACGGCTGCCCATACTAAGGAAATGCTTGATAGAGCGATTGCCATTTATGAAAAAGTAGGCAAGGAAATGGGCATTATCTAATTTTGTAACAGCATGAACGGTTTTTTAATACAGGAGGAAAAATGAAATGAAGAAAATTTTAGTGACCGGAGCACTTGGCCAAATCGGATCCGAATTGGTCATGAAATTGCGCGGAGTCTACGGCTCCGATAATGTATTGGCGACAGATATCAGGGAGACCGACAGTGATGTTGTCAAAAGCGGCCCTTTCGAAATTTTGGACGTAACGGATGCTGAAAGAATGCATGCATTGGCAAAGCAGTATGAAGTCGATTCCATTATCCATTTGGCTGCGCTTTTGTCCGCAACAGCGGAAGCAAAACCACTGCTTGCGTGGAATTTAAACATGGGTGGCTTGGTGAATGCACTCGAAACAGCACGTGAATTGAATTGCCAATTCTTCACACCGAGCTCGATCGGCGCCTTTGGACCGTCTACCCCGAAAAATAATACACCACAGGACACGATTCAGCGTCCTACAACGATGTACGGTGTGAATAAAGTATCTGGCGAGCTGTTGTGCGATTATTATTATCAAAAGTTCGGCGTCGATACGCGCGGCCTTCGTTTTCCTGGGCTTATCTCTTATGTAGCACCTCCTGGAGGCGGTACGACGGACTATGCAGTAGAAATTTATTATGAAGCGATTAAGAAGGGAAGCTATTCCTCATACATTGATAAAGGGACATATATGGATATGATGTACATGCCGGATGCCCTTAATGCGATCGTGGATTTAATGGAGGCAGATCCCGCCAAGCTCAAGCACCGCAATTCCTTTAACGTAACAGCGATGAGCTTTGAACCTGAAGAAATTGCACAGGCAATCAGAAAGCATATCCCATCTTTTGAAATGAGTTACGATGTCGATCCGATCAGGCAGGCAATCGCCGACAGCTGGCCGGATTCCATTGATGCATCGGCAGCCAAGGAAGAATGGGGATTCCGAACGGATTTCGATTTGGCAAAAATGACAGCAGATATGCTTGAAAAATTGAAAGCGAAGTAATAGGGAAGCCACCTTGTTTTGGTTTGTAGACAAAAGGGATCGAGAGAATGTCGTCTTCGATTCCTTTTGTCATTTTTTTAGCTCTCTTCTCAAAGATTGTTGTTTTTATCAGTTTTTCTTTGAAGCATCCTGCAGCGGACATTATGTTATATCGTTCTTTGGCATATTTCGACATATCTTATACAACAGAAGAGCTGGTTATTTTGAAATTTATTACCCGGAAAATGTGGTGGGCAATCCTTTTTTATTTCCGTTGCCGATAGGTTAAATAATTTTTCAGAATAATAAATAAAAATATTATCCATTGAACTAAAGTGTAACCTTACTTACAATGATAAATGTGGCTAATGTATGCACGATTTTATTTCAGTATTTCAATATACCTTATCTAGGGCGAGGAAGGATATTTGCCTAGCAAACCCTTTTCATTCCAATTTAGTGACGAATTAATGAAATATATGTGTCGAATTAGTGAGAATTTGATGATAAACCTTTGACACTTTTGTGAGATGCGTCACATAAAGTTTGTCCTCTGCTAGTATGGGTATAGTCGAAATAAAAAAGTATTTCACTCATTACTTATTTATATACAAACAAAAAGGTAGGTGACAAAATTGAGAAAGTTAGTCAAGCCTTTGGTGCTGCTTTCTATACTCATCACATCGGTATTCCTAGGCGGATGCAGCAAGATGACAATGTTCAATCCACAGGGACCGGTTGCAGAACAGCAGAAAGATCTTATCTTTTGGTCAATCGGCTTTATGCTTTTCATTGTTGCAGTCGTATTTATTCTCTTCTCAATTATCATCGTGAGGTATCGCGAGCGTAAACAACCGGAGGGCTATGAGCCGCCGGACGATCACGGAAATACGTTCTTGGAAATCATCTGGACCGTCATTCCGATCATCATCGTCATTGCACTTTCTGTGCCTACGGTGAAAACCATATATTCTTTGGAAAAACCTCCGAAGGCCACGGCTCACAAGAAGCCATTGGTTGTCAACGTAACTTCCGTTGATTGGAAATGGATCTTCAGCTATCCAGAGCAAAATATTGAAACGGTTAACCAATTGATCATTCCTGAAGATCGCCCTGTCAAATTCAAATTGACTTCTGCCGATTCCATGGCAGCATTTTGGGTTCCGGCACTTGGCGGCCAAGAATATAACATGGCAGGAATGCAGACTGACCTATATTTACAGGCTGACCACCCTGGCGTTTATAAAGGGCGGAATGCCAACTTTAATGGTGAAGGCTTCGCTGACCAGAAGTTTGACGTGAAAGCCGAAACTCAGGAGGATTTCGACCAATGGGTAAAAGATACTCAGAAATCGGCTCCGAAGCTTACCAAAAAACAATATGATCAATTAATGCTTGCAGGACATAGTAAACCAATGACGTTCTCTTCCACTCATTTACAATGGGTTGACCATGCGAAGATGAGTAATTCTGACTACGCAGAAAAAATAAGAGAACAAAACAAACAATCAAACGAGGCTAACTAGGGAGGAGGCACACAGCATGACTTGGGACAAATTTTTTGTCACTGGCGATCCATTGATCTATGGTGCGGATGTATCGATCATCATGACGAGCATCGCCATTGTGGCAGGCTTGACCTATTTCAAAAAATGGAAGTGGCTATGGACGAACTGGCTTACGACCGTTGACCATAAACGTTTAGGCGTCATGTACATTATTGCGGCAATATTGATGCTATTCCGCGGCGGTGTAGATGCGCTTCTTATGAGAGCCCAGCTCACTGTGCCGGGTTCGAAATTTCTTGAATCACAGCATTATAACGAAATTTTCACTACACACGGAACGATCATGATCATTTTCATGGCGATGCCGTTCTTAATCGGATTGATGAACGTTGTCGTACCTTTGCAAATCGGAGCGCGCGACGTTGCATTCCCATATTTGAATGCGTTGAGCTTCTGGACGTTCTTCTTCGGAGCGATGTTATTCAATATTTCCTTCGTTATCGGGGGATCCCCTTCAGCAGGATGGACGAGCTATGTGCCGCTTGCGGGTAACGACATGAGTCCTGGACCGGGGCAGAACTATTATTTATTAGGCTTGCAGATTGCAGGTATTGGAACATTGATGACGGGAATCAACTTTACCGTCACCATCTTGAAAATGCGTGCCAAAGGCATGGGCCTTATGAAGATGCCGATGTTCACATGGTCAACATTGATCACATGTGTCATCATCATCTTTGCATTCCCTGTCTTGACAGTTGCACTTGCTTTAATGACATTTGACCGTTTATTCGGAACACACTTCTTTACACTTGCAGATGGCGGAATGCCGATGCTTTGGGCAAACCTGTTCTGGGTCTGGGGACATCCGGAAGTGTATATCGTTATTTTGCCGGCGTTTGGTATCTTTTCGGAAATCATCAGTACATTTGCAAGAAAAACGCTGTTTGGATATAAAGCAATGGTCTATTCCATGATTGCCATTGCCGGACTTAGCTTCGTCGTTTGGGTCCATCACTTCTTTACGATGGGGGCGGGAGCAGCAGTAAACTCCTTCTTCTCCATTACAACGATGGCGATTGCAGTTCCAACCGGAGTCAAAATATTCAACTGGCTCTTCACCCTTTATAAGGGCCGAATACAGCTTACGACACCAATGCTCTGGTCGCTTGCATTCATTCCGAACTTCGTCATCGGCGGGGTAACAGGGGTCATGCTTGCAATGGCAGCAGCGGATTATCAATATCACAATACGTACTTCCTGGTGGCGCATTTCCACTACGTATTGATCTCTGGTACAGTTTTCGCTTGTTTTGCCGGATTCTATTTCTGGTATCCGAAAATGTTCGGACACAAGTTGAACGAAAAATTAGGGAAAATTTCATTCTGGCTATTCGTAGTCGGATTCAATGTATGTTTCTTCCCTCAATTCTTCTTAGGATTTGAAGGAATGCCGCGCCGTATCTTCACTTATGGTACTGACGACGGCTGGTTTAATTTAAATGTTGTTTCTTCTGTTGGAGCGGCCCTCATGGGACTTGGATTCCTCGTGATGGTTTACAGCATTTACTACAGCTACCGCTATGCTGAGCGTGAGAAAACAGGCGATTCTTGGGACGGACGTTCCCTTGAATGGGCTACTCATACACCGGTTCCACATTATAACTTCGCCGTTATTCCAGAAGTGACAGGTCTTGATTCATTCTGGAAAATGAAGAAGGAAGCAAAAGCGGAACAGAAAGAAAAAATCGAATACAAACCGATCCATATGCCAAGCAACTCAGGCAGGCCATTCATTATGTCAGCCATCTTCTTCTTTGCCGGCTTTGGACTTGTCTTCCAATGGTATTGGATGGGCATCGTCGGATTGATTGGAATCTTCCTTGGCTTGGCTCTGCGTTCATTTGAATACGATGACGGCTATTATGTGCCGGTCAGTGAAATAGAAGAAACGGAAAAAATTTCAGGGTAAAGGAGGCTCGAACAGAATGGAAATGGTACAAAATCACGACCCAAACACTCCACTGGAGTATCAGTCAGAGACTGGTCGTTTAAATATTCTGGGTTTCTGGGTCTTCCTTGGAGCTGAGATTGCCCTGTTCGGTACACTCTTTGCAACTTATTTTGCATTAATGTACCGGACGGGGAACGGTCCCACACCCGGAGAATTATTTGAAATAAAGGGAGTCATGATTGAGACTTTCTTGCTTCTTACATCAAGTTTCACATGCGGCATTGCCGTTCATGAAATGAGAAGGCACAACAAAAAAGGATTGATGATCTGGATGATCATCACCTTGCTGCTTGGTCTTGGATTCATAGGATTCGAGGTTTCCGAGTTCATCTCATATGTCCATGAAGGAGCAACCTTGAAAACAAGTGCCTTCTGGTCAGGACTGTTCGTTCTCGTCGGAACGCACGGTGCCCACGTTTCAGTCGGTATCCTATGGGTAAGTGCCGTGCTTATCCAAGTCGCTCGACGCGGGCTTGTACCTGCAACGGCCAAAAAAGTATTTATCACAAGCTTATATTGGCACTTCTTGGACGTTGTTTGGATTTTCATTTTCACAGGGGTTTATTTAACAAGGATGGTGATCAGTCATGGCTAGCCATTCAGAAAGTAGATTTCCTTGGAAGCATTTAGTCGGATTCATTTTTTCAATCGTTTTGACGTTGATTGCTTTGTGGGTGGGGCTGTACAGCGGCTTCTCCACTAAAATGATCATTACATTCATTGTCATCCTGGCGATCCTTCAAGCTATCATTCAGCTTTTCATGTTCATGCACGTAACGGAAAGCGAAAATGGCAAATGGCAAACAGGAACGATGCTATATGCGGCATTTATTGCCGTGGCAATCGTTGCAGGGACTATCTGGGTCATGTCGTTCGGT is drawn from Falsibacillus albus and contains these coding sequences:
- a CDS encoding glycine C-acetyltransferase, which translates into the protein MSSKALDQFLNENLNDLKERGLYNEIDPVESPNGPVIKIGGKELVNLSSNNYLGLATNERLKEAAVEAVKEWGVGAGAVRTINGTLALHTRLEEKIAKFKSTEAAIAFQSGFNCNMGAISAVMNKHDAILSDELNHASIIDGCRLSKAKIIRFNHSDMEDLRQKAKEAKESGQYNKIMVITDGVFSMDGDVAKLPEIVEIAEEFDLITYVDDAHGSGVLGKGAGTVKHFGLSDRVDMQMGTLSKAIGVVGGYVAGKQNLVDWLKVAARPFLFSTSLTPADVTACTEALNILMESTELHDRLWENGNYLKKGLKELGFDIGDSETPITPCIIGEEKTTQKFSKRLYEEGVYAKSIVFPTVPRGTGRVRNMPTAAHTKEMLDRAIAIYEKVGKEMGII
- a CDS encoding L-threonine 3-dehydrogenase gives rise to the protein MKKILVTGALGQIGSELVMKLRGVYGSDNVLATDIRETDSDVVKSGPFEILDVTDAERMHALAKQYEVDSIIHLAALLSATAEAKPLLAWNLNMGGLVNALETARELNCQFFTPSSIGAFGPSTPKNNTPQDTIQRPTTMYGVNKVSGELLCDYYYQKFGVDTRGLRFPGLISYVAPPGGGTTDYAVEIYYEAIKKGSYSSYIDKGTYMDMMYMPDALNAIVDLMEADPAKLKHRNSFNVTAMSFEPEEIAQAIRKHIPSFEMSYDVDPIRQAIADSWPDSIDASAAKEEWGFRTDFDLAKMTADMLEKLKAK
- the qoxA gene encoding cytochrome aa3 quinol oxidase subunit II — its product is MRKLVKPLVLLSILITSVFLGGCSKMTMFNPQGPVAEQQKDLIFWSIGFMLFIVAVVFILFSIIIVRYRERKQPEGYEPPDDHGNTFLEIIWTVIPIIIVIALSVPTVKTIYSLEKPPKATAHKKPLVVNVTSVDWKWIFSYPEQNIETVNQLIIPEDRPVKFKLTSADSMAAFWVPALGGQEYNMAGMQTDLYLQADHPGVYKGRNANFNGEGFADQKFDVKAETQEDFDQWVKDTQKSAPKLTKKQYDQLMLAGHSKPMTFSSTHLQWVDHAKMSNSDYAEKIREQNKQSNEAN
- the qoxB gene encoding cytochrome aa3 quinol oxidase subunit I encodes the protein MTWDKFFVTGDPLIYGADVSIIMTSIAIVAGLTYFKKWKWLWTNWLTTVDHKRLGVMYIIAAILMLFRGGVDALLMRAQLTVPGSKFLESQHYNEIFTTHGTIMIIFMAMPFLIGLMNVVVPLQIGARDVAFPYLNALSFWTFFFGAMLFNISFVIGGSPSAGWTSYVPLAGNDMSPGPGQNYYLLGLQIAGIGTLMTGINFTVTILKMRAKGMGLMKMPMFTWSTLITCVIIIFAFPVLTVALALMTFDRLFGTHFFTLADGGMPMLWANLFWVWGHPEVYIVILPAFGIFSEIISTFARKTLFGYKAMVYSMIAIAGLSFVVWVHHFFTMGAGAAVNSFFSITTMAIAVPTGVKIFNWLFTLYKGRIQLTTPMLWSLAFIPNFVIGGVTGVMLAMAAADYQYHNTYFLVAHFHYVLISGTVFACFAGFYFWYPKMFGHKLNEKLGKISFWLFVVGFNVCFFPQFFLGFEGMPRRIFTYGTDDGWFNLNVVSSVGAALMGLGFLVMVYSIYYSYRYAEREKTGDSWDGRSLEWATHTPVPHYNFAVIPEVTGLDSFWKMKKEAKAEQKEKIEYKPIHMPSNSGRPFIMSAIFFFAGFGLVFQWYWMGIVGLIGIFLGLALRSFEYDDGYYVPVSEIEETEKISG
- the qoxC gene encoding cytochrome aa3 quinol oxidase subunit III — its product is MEMVQNHDPNTPLEYQSETGRLNILGFWVFLGAEIALFGTLFATYFALMYRTGNGPTPGELFEIKGVMIETFLLLTSSFTCGIAVHEMRRHNKKGLMIWMIITLLLGLGFIGFEVSEFISYVHEGATLKTSAFWSGLFVLVGTHGAHVSVGILWVSAVLIQVARRGLVPATAKKVFITSLYWHFLDVVWIFIFTGVYLTRMVISHG
- the qoxD gene encoding cytochrome aa3 quinol oxidase subunit IV, coding for MASHSESRFPWKHLVGFIFSIVLTLIALWVGLYSGFSTKMIITFIVILAILQAIIQLFMFMHVTESENGKWQTGTMLYAAFIAVAIVAGTIWVMSFGMGYMDHKDMKDMKGHDKMEMKHDDSGNMDNMDMN